The following coding sequences are from one Lycium ferocissimum isolate CSIRO_LF1 chromosome 3, AGI_CSIRO_Lferr_CH_V1, whole genome shotgun sequence window:
- the LOC132049759 gene encoding flavonol synthase/flavanone 3-hydroxylase-like, which translates to MAVNLETVFKSVQELANSKQVPEKYIHPEGPVNTSPPLLDVPEVDLSLIISPTSPARDEELNKLQSGLKSCGCFQVINHGIEDSFLDKMHEISKQFFALPTEEKLKYARTVDADAIEGYGNDSVLSEKQTLDWTDRLYLNVFPEDIRKLQFWPQKPECFREVFEEYLKKLKLLSESLLKAIATSLNVEENCFLDQCGECRTMVARFNFYPPCPRPDVVLGVKPHADGSAITILLQDKEVEGLQVLKDDQWFRVPVVPYGFLINVGDQVEIMSNGIFKSPLHRVVTNAQRERNTLAVFIMPDADVEIGPVEKLINEERPRVYKNVKNYVELFFQYYQKGRRPIEAAMI; encoded by the exons ATGGCTGTAAATCTAGAGACAGTTTTCAAGTCGGTACAAGAACTGGCAAATAGCAAACAAGTTCCAGAAAAGTATATTCATCCAGAAGGGCCAGTCAATACCTCTCCTCCCCTGCTAGATGTACCAGAAGTTGACCTTAGCCTTATCATATCACCAACATCCCCTGCTAGAGATGAAGAGCTCAACAAACTTCAATCCGGTCTCAAGTCTTGTGGCTGCTTCCAG GTCATAAATCACGGGATAGaagattcatttcttgacaAAATGCATGAAATCAGCAAACAGTTCTTTGCTCTTCCTACTGAGGAGAAACTTAAATACGCCAGAACAGTTGATGCTGATGCCATTGAAGGGTATGGAAATGATTCAGTTCTTTCAGAAAAGCAAACGCTTGATTGGACCGACAGATTGTATCTAAATGTGTTCCCTGAAGATATAAGGAAACTCCAATTCTGGCCCCAAAAACCTGAATGTTTTAG GGAAGTATTTGAAGAATATCTCAAGAAATTGAAGTTGTTGAGTGAGTCCCTCCTAAAGGCCATCGCAACGTCATTGAATGTGGAGGAGAACTGCTTTCTGGACCAGTGTGGAGAATGCAGAACGATGGTTGCAAGATTCAACTTTTACCCTCCGTGTCCAAGGCCTGATGTTGTACTTGGAGTGAAACCACATGCTGATGGATCAGCCATTACCATCCTGTTACAAGACAAAGAAGTTGAGGGGCTTCAGGTTCTCAAAGATGATCAATGGTTTAGAGTGCCTGTTGTCCCATATGGTTTCCTCATTAATGTTGGAGATCAAGTTGAG ATAATGAGCAATGGCATTTTTAAGAGCCCCCTGCACAGGGTGGTGACAAACGCACAACGAGAAAGAAACACTCTTGCTGTTTTCATTATGCCAGATGCAGATGTTGAGATCGGACCAGTGGAGAAGCTTATCAATGAGGAAAGGCCGAGAGTGTACAAGAACGTTAAGAATTATGTTGAACTCTTCTTCCAATACTATCAGAAGGGGAGAAGACCAATAGAAGCAGCAATGATATGA
- the LOC132049761 gene encoding laccase-4-like: MESWLRIFFLFACLFPGFVECRIRRYNFNVMMKNTTRLCSTKPIATVNGKFPGPTVYAREGDTVLVNVVNHVKYNVSIHWHGVRQLRTGWSDGPAYITQCPIQPGQKYVYNFTITGQRGTLFWHAHILWLRATMHGAIVILPKLGVPYPFPKPDHEAIVVLAEWWKSDTEAVINQAIKAGVAPNVSDAHTINGHPGALSNCPSQGGYKLNVDPGKSYMLRVINAALNEELFFKIAGHKMTVVEVDATYVKPFKTDTIIIAPGQTTNVLVTADQGSGKYMLAASPFMDAPIAVDNATATATLHYSGTLASSVTTLTSTPPKNATPVANNFIDSLRSLNSKKYPAKVPKNVDHSLFFTVGLGVNPCPTCKQGNGSRVVASINNVTFTMPTVAILQAHFFGIKGVYTTDFPQKPPTKFNYTGTPPKNLATMSGTKVYRLAYNATVQVVLQDTGIIAPENHPIHLHGFNFFAVGKGLGNFNPKTDPKNFNLVDPVERNTIGVPAGGWVAIRFRADNPGVWFMHCHLEVHTTWGLKMAFLVDNGKGPNESLLPPPKDLPKC, encoded by the exons ATGGAATCTTGGCTTcgtattttcttcttgtttgcTTGCCTCTTTCCAGGTTTCGTTGAATGCCGGATTCGACGTTACAATTTCAAT GTGATGATGAAAAATACGACTCGTCTGTGTTCTACGAAGCCCATTGCCACTGTTAATGGGAAATTCCCAGGACCCACAGTCTATGCTAGGGAAGGTGACACTGTGCTCGTCAATGTTGTTAACCATGTCAAATACAATGTTTCTATCCATTG GCATGGTGTGAGACAACTTAGAACAGGTTGGTCAGATGGACCAGCATATATCACACAATGTCCAATTCAGCCAGGTCAAAAGTATGTGTACAACTTCACCATCACTGGTCAAAGGGGTACACTCTTTTGGCATGCTCATATTCTATGGCTAAGGGCAACTATGCATGGTGCCATTGTCATCTTGCCTAAGCTTGGTGTTCCATATCCATTTCCAAAACCTGACCATGAAGCTATAGTTGTTCTAG CTGAATGGTGGAAATCTGATACTGAAGCTGTGATTAATCAAGCCATTAAGGCAGGTGTTGCCCCTAATGTTTCTGATGCTCACACAATTAATGGTCATCCTGGAGCACTTTCAAATTGTCCATCCCAAG GTGGATACAAGTTGAATGTTGATCCTGGAAAATCCTACATGTTACGAGTCATCAATGCTGCACTCAATGAAGAACTCTTCTTCAAGATTGCTGGTCACAAAATGACCGTAGTTGAAGTAGACGCCACCTACGTAAAACCTTTTAAAACAGACACAATTATAATTGCTCCAGGCCAAACAACAAATGTACTTGTAACAGCTGATCAAGGTTCAGGAAAATACATGTTGGCTGCTTCTCCCTTCATGGATGCACCTATTGCAGTCGATAACGCGACTGCTACAGCCACGTTACATTATTCGGGCACTCTGGCTAGTTCGGTCACTACCCTGACTAGCACCCCGCCTAAAAATGCGACCCCCGTTGCTAACAACTTTATCGACTCTCTTCGAAGTCTCAATTCGAAAAAATACCCTGCTAAAGTTCCGAAAAATGTGGATCATTCGTTGTTTTTTACGGTGGGGTTAGGAGTTAACCCTTGTCCTACTTGCAAACAGGGGAATGGAAGCAGAGTCGTTGCTAGTATAAACAATGTGACATTTACCATGCCAACAGTAGCCATTTTACAAGCACATTTCTTTGGCATCAAAGGAGTTTATACGACAGATTTTCCTCAAAAGCCTCCAACTAAATTCAACTACACTGGAACACCACCGAAAAACTTGGCTACGATGAGTGGGACAAAGGTTTATCGATTGGCTTATAATGCAACAGTTCAAGTAGTTTTGCAGGATACTGGAATTATAGCCCCTGAGAACCATCCTATCCATTTGCATGGGTTCAATTTTTTTGCTGTTGGTAAAGGGCTAGGAAATTTTAATCCGAAAACAGATCCAAAGAATTTTAATCTCGTTGATCCTGTTGAGAGGAATACAATTGGAGTACCTGCAGGAGGATGGGTAGCCATAAGATTCCGCGCTGACAATCCAG GAGTTTGGTTTATGCATTGCCATTTAGAAGTGCATACAACATGGGGATTGAAGATGGCATTCCTTGTAGATAATGGCAAGGGTCCAAATGAGTCACTTTTACCACCTCCAAAAGATCTTCCAAAATGCTAA
- the LOC132049762 gene encoding uncharacterized protein LOC132049762 isoform X2 gives MRHRAKGSTQSNPSTRWESSNSDNVVLVAKRSKYVILALFVLAAYGSWSVYQLQFLNLPKPLGAEEVGKRGFSEHQAIKHVEALTQLGPHPVGSDALDHALQGKTLVYSDLNHIVLRISPKYAPEATENAILVSSHIDTVFSSEGAGDCSSCVAVMLELARGVSQWAHGFKTAVIFLFNTGEEEGLNGAHSFIIQHSWSDTVTMAIDLEAMGVGGKSGIFQTGPQPWAIENFALAAKYPSGQIVAQDIFNSGAIKSVTDFQVYQEIAGLSGLDFAYADNTAVYHTKNDKLKLLKPGSLQHLGENMLAFLLKAGTSTNLPKGKATNSHGKSGQDTAIYFDILGTYMFVFRQHFASMLYNSVILQALLIWTTSLFMGGYSAMVSLALSSLSLMLMWMCAIGFSVLVAFVLPLVSSSPIPFASSPWLVVGLFGAPAVLGAFSGQHMGYLILLKYLTKTFSKRNVNLPLVVQDDLAKLDAERWLFKAGLMQWLVLLIVGNFYKIGSSYLALAWLASPAFAYGLLEATLSPARLPKPLKTVTLLIGLSVPFLLSSGIIIHLVATLIGSAVRLEKSPGSNPEWLGNVMLAIFIAAIVCLTLVYLLSYIHISGAKVPLIITTCLLFGISLAVVQLGVVPPFTKDTARAVNVVHVVDMTGANGKKQEPTSHISLFSTTPGNLVKEVEQIGEGFTCGTDKHLDFVTFSVKYGCWSEKNANIGWHEPDIPLIRVENDIKGDYRVTQVSIDTKVSTRWTLGINADEVEDFQLKDGPEELVPIGDKSNADGWHIIQFSGGKKAPRKFSLTLFWANNHTYKSYKKDSNTEQPLLKLRTDVDRITSPTETVLGKLPQWCSLFGKSTYPLTLAFLSSFPVDF, from the exons ATGAGGCACAGGGCTAAAGGTTCGACGCAATCTAATCCATCTACTAGATGGGAGAGCAGCAATTCAGACAATGTGGTTTTGGTAGCAAAAAGGTCAAAATATGTGATTTTAGCGTTGTTTGTGCTAGCGGCATATGGGAGTTGGTCTGTGTATCAACTTCAGTTTCTCAATCTACCTAAGCCACTTGGGGCGGAAGAGGTTGGTAAGAGGGGTTTCTCGGAGCATCAAGCCATCAAACATGTTGAAGCCTTAACTCAATTGGGTCCACATCCTGTTGGTTCAGATGCACTCGATCATGCCTTGCAG GGGAAAACTCTTGTTTATTCAGATCTGAACCACATTGTACTAAGGATCTCGCCAAAATATGCACCTGAAGCAACAGAAAATGCTATTCTAGTATCTTCCCACATTGATACTGTGTTTTCCTCTGAAGGGGCTGGAGACTGCAGTTCATGTGTAGCTGTTATGTTGGAGCTTGCTCGAGGAGTATCTCAATGGGCTCATGGGTTCAAAACTGCTGTAATTTTCTTGTTTAACACAGGAGAGGAGGAGGGCTTAAATGGTGCTCACAGCTTTATAATACAACACTCTTGGAGTGATACTGTAACAATGGCTATTGACTTGGAGGCCATGGGTGTTGGAGGGAAGTCAGGAATATTTCAGACTGGTCCTCAGCCATGGGcaattgaaaattttgctttggCAGCAAAATATCCATCTGGCCAAATAGTTGCACAGGATATATTTAACTCCGGGGCAATAAAATCTGTTACTGATTTCCAAGTGTACCAAGAGATTGCCGGTCTTTCTGGTCTGGACTTTGCGTATGCTGATAATACTGCGGTATACCACACAAAGAATGACAAATTAAAGCTTTTGAAACCTGGTTCTCTTCAACATCTTGGAGAAAATATGCTTGCCTTTCTGCTTAAGGCTGGTACTTCTACTAATCTTCCCAAGGGCAAGGCGACAAATTCCCATGGAAAATCTGGCCAGGATACTGCTATATATTTTGACATCTTGGGAACATACATGTTCGTATTCCGTCAGCATTTTGCCAGTATGCTCTACAATTCGGTAATATTACAGGCACTTTTAATATGGACGACATCCTTATTCATGGGTGGATATTCTGCCATGGTATCGTTGGCCTTATCATCCTTGAGTCTCATGCTCATGTGGATGTGCGCAATCGGTTTCTCTGTACTTGTTGCCTTTGTTCTTCCCCTCGTATCATCTTCACCCATTCCCTTCGCTTCAAGTCCATGGCTAGTAGTTGGTTTGTTCGGTGCACCTGCTGTGCTCGGGGCTTTCAGTGGTCAACATATGGGTTATCTCATTCTGTTGAAGTATCTGACAAAGACATTTTCAAAAAGAAATGTGAATCTGCCTTTGGTTGTGCAAGATGATCTGGCAAAGTTAGATGCTGAGAGATGGCTCTTTAAAGCAGGTTTAATGCAGTGGCTTGTTCTTTTGATTGTGGGAAACTTTTACAAGATAGGATCTTCTTATTTGGCTCTTGCTTGGCTAGCCTCTCCTGCATTTGCATATGGATTGCTTGAAGCAACTTTGTCACCAGCACGGCTGCCAAAACCCCTCAAAACGGTCACCTTGCTGATTGGATTATCTGTGcctttcttgctttcttctGGCATAATTATTCATTTGGTTGCCACACTAATTGGCAGTGCAGTTCGACTTGAAAAGAGTCCTGGCAGCAACCCTGAGTGGCTGGGCAATGTAATGCTTGCAATATTTATTGCTGCCATAGTATGTTTGACACTGGTATATCTTTTGTCATACATTCATATTTCAGGTGCAAAGGTGCCACTTATTATAACGACTTGTCTTCTGTTTGGCATCTCGCTCGCTGTGGTTCAACTAGGTGTTGTTCCGCCATTTACTAAAGATACTGCCAGAGCTGTaaatgttgtgcatgttgtagatATGACAGGAGCCAATGGCAAAAAGCAAGAACCAACCTCTCacatttccttattttcaaCTACTCCAGGAAATCTAGTGAAGGAGGTTGAACAGATTGGAGAAGGATTTACTTGCGGCACTgataaacatcttgattttgtaaCATTTTCGGTCAAGTATGGTTGTTGGAGCGAAAAAAATGCTAATATTGGCTGGCATGAGCCAGATATTCCTCTGATTCGTGTTGAGAATGATATCAAGGGTGACTATAGAGTTACACAGGTATCCATTGACACAAAAGTTTCCACACGCTGGACTCTGGGTATCAACGCTGATGAAGTGGAGGATTTCCAGTTGAAAGACGGTCCTGAGGAGTTGGTTCCAATTGGCGATAAGAGCAATGCAGACGGATGGCACATAATTCAGTTTTCAGGAGGGAAGAAGGCACCAAGAAAATTCAGTCTGACGCTTTTCTGGGCCAACAATCATACTTATAAGTCCTACAAGAAGGATAGCAACACAGAACAACCCTTGCTAAAACTGCGGACAGACGTTGATAGAATAACTTCCCCAACGGAAACGGTACTTGGGAAGCTTCCTCAGTGGTGTTCTTTGTTTGGGAAGTCCACATATCCTCTTACCTTAGCTTTCTTGAGTAGTTTTCCCGTTGATTTCTAG
- the LOC132049762 gene encoding uncharacterized protein LOC132049762 isoform X1: protein MRHRAKGSTQSNPSTRWESSNSDNVVLVAKRSKYVILALFVLAAYGSWSVYQLQFLNLPKPLGAEEVGKRGFSEHQAIKHVEALTQLGPHPVGSDALDHALQYVLQAIETIKETAHWEVDVELDLFHAKSGANFIVGGLFKGKTLVYSDLNHIVLRISPKYAPEATENAILVSSHIDTVFSSEGAGDCSSCVAVMLELARGVSQWAHGFKTAVIFLFNTGEEEGLNGAHSFIIQHSWSDTVTMAIDLEAMGVGGKSGIFQTGPQPWAIENFALAAKYPSGQIVAQDIFNSGAIKSVTDFQVYQEIAGLSGLDFAYADNTAVYHTKNDKLKLLKPGSLQHLGENMLAFLLKAGTSTNLPKGKATNSHGKSGQDTAIYFDILGTYMFVFRQHFASMLYNSVILQALLIWTTSLFMGGYSAMVSLALSSLSLMLMWMCAIGFSVLVAFVLPLVSSSPIPFASSPWLVVGLFGAPAVLGAFSGQHMGYLILLKYLTKTFSKRNVNLPLVVQDDLAKLDAERWLFKAGLMQWLVLLIVGNFYKIGSSYLALAWLASPAFAYGLLEATLSPARLPKPLKTVTLLIGLSVPFLLSSGIIIHLVATLIGSAVRLEKSPGSNPEWLGNVMLAIFIAAIVCLTLVYLLSYIHISGAKVPLIITTCLLFGISLAVVQLGVVPPFTKDTARAVNVVHVVDMTGANGKKQEPTSHISLFSTTPGNLVKEVEQIGEGFTCGTDKHLDFVTFSVKYGCWSEKNANIGWHEPDIPLIRVENDIKGDYRVTQVSIDTKVSTRWTLGINADEVEDFQLKDGPEELVPIGDKSNADGWHIIQFSGGKKAPRKFSLTLFWANNHTYKSYKKDSNTEQPLLKLRTDVDRITSPTETVLGKLPQWCSLFGKSTYPLTLAFLSSFPVDF from the exons ATGAGGCACAGGGCTAAAGGTTCGACGCAATCTAATCCATCTACTAGATGGGAGAGCAGCAATTCAGACAATGTGGTTTTGGTAGCAAAAAGGTCAAAATATGTGATTTTAGCGTTGTTTGTGCTAGCGGCATATGGGAGTTGGTCTGTGTATCAACTTCAGTTTCTCAATCTACCTAAGCCACTTGGGGCGGAAGAGGTTGGTAAGAGGGGTTTCTCGGAGCATCAAGCCATCAAACATGTTGAAGCCTTAACTCAATTGGGTCCACATCCTGTTGGTTCAGATGCACTCGATCATGCCTTGCAG TATGTCTTGCAAGCCATAGAAACTATTAAAGAAACAGCTCATTGGGAAGTTGATGTAGAATTAGATCTTTTTCATGCAAAATCTGGTGCTAATTTTATTGTTGGTGGACTTTTCAAGGGGAAAACTCTTGTTTATTCAGATCTGAACCACATTGTACTAAGGATCTCGCCAAAATATGCACCTGAAGCAACAGAAAATGCTATTCTAGTATCTTCCCACATTGATACTGTGTTTTCCTCTGAAGGGGCTGGAGACTGCAGTTCATGTGTAGCTGTTATGTTGGAGCTTGCTCGAGGAGTATCTCAATGGGCTCATGGGTTCAAAACTGCTGTAATTTTCTTGTTTAACACAGGAGAGGAGGAGGGCTTAAATGGTGCTCACAGCTTTATAATACAACACTCTTGGAGTGATACTGTAACAATGGCTATTGACTTGGAGGCCATGGGTGTTGGAGGGAAGTCAGGAATATTTCAGACTGGTCCTCAGCCATGGGcaattgaaaattttgctttggCAGCAAAATATCCATCTGGCCAAATAGTTGCACAGGATATATTTAACTCCGGGGCAATAAAATCTGTTACTGATTTCCAAGTGTACCAAGAGATTGCCGGTCTTTCTGGTCTGGACTTTGCGTATGCTGATAATACTGCGGTATACCACACAAAGAATGACAAATTAAAGCTTTTGAAACCTGGTTCTCTTCAACATCTTGGAGAAAATATGCTTGCCTTTCTGCTTAAGGCTGGTACTTCTACTAATCTTCCCAAGGGCAAGGCGACAAATTCCCATGGAAAATCTGGCCAGGATACTGCTATATATTTTGACATCTTGGGAACATACATGTTCGTATTCCGTCAGCATTTTGCCAGTATGCTCTACAATTCGGTAATATTACAGGCACTTTTAATATGGACGACATCCTTATTCATGGGTGGATATTCTGCCATGGTATCGTTGGCCTTATCATCCTTGAGTCTCATGCTCATGTGGATGTGCGCAATCGGTTTCTCTGTACTTGTTGCCTTTGTTCTTCCCCTCGTATCATCTTCACCCATTCCCTTCGCTTCAAGTCCATGGCTAGTAGTTGGTTTGTTCGGTGCACCTGCTGTGCTCGGGGCTTTCAGTGGTCAACATATGGGTTATCTCATTCTGTTGAAGTATCTGACAAAGACATTTTCAAAAAGAAATGTGAATCTGCCTTTGGTTGTGCAAGATGATCTGGCAAAGTTAGATGCTGAGAGATGGCTCTTTAAAGCAGGTTTAATGCAGTGGCTTGTTCTTTTGATTGTGGGAAACTTTTACAAGATAGGATCTTCTTATTTGGCTCTTGCTTGGCTAGCCTCTCCTGCATTTGCATATGGATTGCTTGAAGCAACTTTGTCACCAGCACGGCTGCCAAAACCCCTCAAAACGGTCACCTTGCTGATTGGATTATCTGTGcctttcttgctttcttctGGCATAATTATTCATTTGGTTGCCACACTAATTGGCAGTGCAGTTCGACTTGAAAAGAGTCCTGGCAGCAACCCTGAGTGGCTGGGCAATGTAATGCTTGCAATATTTATTGCTGCCATAGTATGTTTGACACTGGTATATCTTTTGTCATACATTCATATTTCAGGTGCAAAGGTGCCACTTATTATAACGACTTGTCTTCTGTTTGGCATCTCGCTCGCTGTGGTTCAACTAGGTGTTGTTCCGCCATTTACTAAAGATACTGCCAGAGCTGTaaatgttgtgcatgttgtagatATGACAGGAGCCAATGGCAAAAAGCAAGAACCAACCTCTCacatttccttattttcaaCTACTCCAGGAAATCTAGTGAAGGAGGTTGAACAGATTGGAGAAGGATTTACTTGCGGCACTgataaacatcttgattttgtaaCATTTTCGGTCAAGTATGGTTGTTGGAGCGAAAAAAATGCTAATATTGGCTGGCATGAGCCAGATATTCCTCTGATTCGTGTTGAGAATGATATCAAGGGTGACTATAGAGTTACACAGGTATCCATTGACACAAAAGTTTCCACACGCTGGACTCTGGGTATCAACGCTGATGAAGTGGAGGATTTCCAGTTGAAAGACGGTCCTGAGGAGTTGGTTCCAATTGGCGATAAGAGCAATGCAGACGGATGGCACATAATTCAGTTTTCAGGAGGGAAGAAGGCACCAAGAAAATTCAGTCTGACGCTTTTCTGGGCCAACAATCATACTTATAAGTCCTACAAGAAGGATAGCAACACAGAACAACCCTTGCTAAAACTGCGGACAGACGTTGATAGAATAACTTCCCCAACGGAAACGGTACTTGGGAAGCTTCCTCAGTGGTGTTCTTTGTTTGGGAAGTCCACATATCCTCTTACCTTAGCTTTCTTGAGTAGTTTTCCCGTTGATTTCTAG